The following are from one region of the Nocardia terpenica genome:
- a CDS encoding class I SAM-dependent methyltransferase codes for MARRTEPHRLNKPVGAITRGTTGINRLRRSDRWLMHDELVIARLRAALDPLVVDLGYGASPVTTLELAARLRRVRTEVRVVGLEIAPERVVPGRDGVEFGRGGFELAGLRPMLVRAFNVLRQYPEDAVPQAWSTVLNGLAPDGLLLDGTCDELGRRCAWVLLDRAGPISLTLAWDPFTVERPSDVAERLPKALIHRNIPGERIHTLLTAADRAWARAAHLSPYGPRVRWRESAKLLREAGFPVRRYRRRMRDCVLSVPWDAVAPGSGPLRAGQRAT; via the coding sequence GTGGCTCGAAGAACAGAACCCCACCGTCTGAACAAACCGGTCGGCGCGATCACCCGCGGCACCACGGGGATCAACCGATTGCGCCGCAGCGACCGCTGGCTGATGCACGACGAACTGGTGATCGCGCGGCTGCGCGCCGCCCTCGATCCGCTGGTGGTTGATCTCGGGTACGGGGCGAGCCCGGTGACGACGCTGGAGCTGGCGGCGCGGCTGCGGCGGGTGCGCACCGAGGTGCGGGTGGTCGGCCTGGAGATCGCCCCGGAGCGGGTGGTGCCGGGCCGCGACGGCGTCGAATTCGGCCGCGGCGGTTTCGAATTGGCCGGATTGCGGCCGATGCTGGTGCGCGCCTTCAATGTTCTGCGCCAGTATCCGGAAGACGCTGTGCCGCAGGCGTGGTCGACGGTGCTGAACGGCCTGGCCCCCGACGGGCTGCTGCTCGACGGCACCTGCGACGAGCTGGGCCGCCGCTGCGCCTGGGTGCTGCTGGACCGCGCGGGCCCGATCTCGCTGACGCTGGCGTGGGATCCGTTCACCGTCGAGCGCCCCTCCGATGTCGCCGAGCGCCTGCCGAAGGCGTTGATCCACCGCAATATTCCCGGCGAGCGCATCCACACCCTGCTCACCGCGGCCGACCGCGCCTGGGCCCGCGCGGCGCACCTGTCCCCCTACGGGCCCCGGGTCCGGTGGCGCGAGTCGGCGAAGCTGTTGCGCGAGGCCGGTTTTCCGGTCCGCCGCTACCGCCGCCGCATGCGCGACTGTGTCCTGTCGGTCCCCTGGGACGCGGTGGCGCCCGGCTCGGGGCCCTTACGCGCGGGCCAGCGAGCGACGTAA
- a CDS encoding DUF2505 domain-containing protein, which translates to MARRLDYSARYPLHTTKEVYAALSSRDYWDARMAEMRKYSPNEVVELDAGDGGVRVVLEHLLPRHMLPELAQTVMRKDMPITRTETYGPFGPEVEGEFTAAIPSGPGTLTGTMRLFPTDTGCTLRTSSTAKVFIPFLGPKLEQLMLINLVDLFRAEAEFTTQWLEEQNPTV; encoded by the coding sequence ATGGCCCGTCGACTGGATTACTCAGCACGTTATCCGTTGCACACCACCAAAGAGGTGTACGCGGCGCTGTCGAGCCGCGACTACTGGGACGCGCGGATGGCGGAGATGCGCAAGTACTCCCCCAACGAAGTGGTCGAGCTGGACGCCGGGGACGGCGGTGTGCGGGTCGTGCTCGAACACCTGCTACCCCGCCACATGCTGCCCGAGCTGGCGCAGACGGTGATGCGCAAGGACATGCCGATCACCCGCACCGAGACCTACGGCCCGTTCGGCCCGGAGGTCGAGGGCGAGTTCACTGCGGCCATCCCGTCCGGGCCGGGCACGCTGACGGGCACCATGCGCCTGTTCCCCACCGACACCGGCTGCACGCTGCGCACCTCGTCGACGGCGAAGGTGTTCATCCCGTTCCTCGGCCCGAAACTGGAGCAGCTCATGCTGATCAATCTGGTCGACCTGTTCCGCGCCGAGGCCGAATTCACGACACAGTGGCTCGAAGAACAGAACCCCACCGTCTGA
- a CDS encoding DUF2505 domain-containing protein translates to MATPLAYTATYSHPADAVRAALADEQYWKDRIAEVGGPGARLESFDATDDGLRVAMVQAIPEEELPTALTSVRPGDLIIPRTETYSGTSGIFEAHVEGAPAQVRGTVTLTGDDSGCTVVVDGSVEVAVPLFGKKIEKVVAEKLTELLTSEAEFTGSWIADR, encoded by the coding sequence ATGGCGACACCCTTGGCGTACACGGCCACCTATTCGCACCCGGCCGACGCGGTGCGGGCGGCCCTCGCCGACGAACAGTACTGGAAGGACCGCATCGCCGAGGTCGGCGGACCGGGCGCGCGCCTGGAATCCTTCGACGCCACGGATGACGGTCTGCGCGTGGCCATGGTGCAGGCCATTCCGGAGGAGGAGCTGCCGACCGCCCTCACCTCGGTGCGCCCCGGCGACCTGATCATCCCCCGCACCGAGACCTACTCCGGCACCTCGGGCATCTTCGAGGCCCACGTCGAGGGCGCGCCCGCCCAGGTCCGCGGCACCGTCACCCTGACCGGCGACGACTCCGGCTGCACCGTGGTGGTCGACGGCTCGGTCGAGGTCGCGGTTCCGCTGTTCGGCAAGAAGATCGAGAAGGTCGTCGCCGAGAAGCTCACCGAGCTGCTCACCTCGGAGGCCGAGTTCACCGGCAGCTGGATCGCCGACCGCTGA
- a CDS encoding UDP-N-acetylmuramate dehydrogenase, which translates to MSELLAATGARLRNSVRLAELTTLRVGGPATVADCASTDSLVATVRALDAAGIPVLLLAGGSNLLISDAGFGGVVVRIATEGVRLGADRVVAEAGANWDGLVAATVAAGLGGLECLSGIPGSAGATPVQNVGAYGVEVAGVLRRVRLLDRASGEIDWVAPEELGFGYRTSVLKHSDRAVVLEVEFALDATGRSAPLGYRELAHALDAAEGQTRPAAEVRAAVLRLRAGKGMVLDPDDHDTWSAGSFFTNPVVPSSRVEQVRAAIAAHVGDVTIPTYPAVDGVKFSAGWLIERAGFAKGFPGPDAPARLSTKHTLALTNRGSATAADLVQLARSVRDGVADRFGIRLEPEPVPVGIAL; encoded by the coding sequence GTGAGCGAACTGCTCGCCGCAACCGGTGCCCGGCTGCGGAATTCGGTGCGGCTGGCCGAGCTGACCACGCTGCGGGTCGGCGGTCCCGCCACCGTCGCCGACTGCGCCAGCACCGATTCGTTGGTCGCGACCGTGCGCGCGCTGGACGCCGCCGGGATTCCGGTGCTGCTGCTGGCGGGCGGCTCGAATCTGCTGATCTCCGATGCCGGATTCGGCGGTGTGGTGGTGCGCATCGCCACCGAGGGCGTACGCCTCGGCGCCGACCGGGTGGTGGCCGAGGCGGGTGCGAACTGGGACGGGCTGGTCGCCGCCACCGTCGCCGCCGGGCTGGGCGGGCTGGAGTGCCTGTCCGGCATCCCGGGTTCGGCGGGCGCGACGCCGGTGCAGAACGTGGGCGCCTACGGCGTGGAGGTCGCCGGGGTGCTGCGGCGGGTGCGGTTGCTGGATCGGGCGAGCGGTGAGATCGACTGGGTCGCACCGGAGGAACTCGGCTTCGGTTATCGCACCTCGGTGCTCAAGCACAGCGACCGGGCGGTGGTGCTCGAGGTGGAGTTCGCGCTGGATGCCACCGGGCGCAGCGCCCCGCTCGGCTACCGCGAGCTCGCGCACGCCCTCGACGCCGCCGAGGGGCAGACCCGCCCGGCCGCCGAGGTACGCGCGGCGGTGCTGCGGCTGCGGGCGGGTAAGGGCATGGTGCTCGATCCCGACGATCACGACACCTGGAGCGCGGGATCGTTCTTCACCAATCCGGTGGTGCCGTCGTCGCGGGTGGAACAGGTGCGCGCGGCCATCGCCGCGCATGTGGGAGATGTCACAATTCCCACCTACCCGGCGGTCGACGGCGTGAAGTTCTCGGCGGGGTGGCTGATCGAGCGGGCCGGGTTTGCCAAGGGTTTCCCAGGCCCCGATGCTCCGGCCCGGCTTTCCACGAAACACACACTCGCACTGACCAACCGGGGGAGCGCGACGGCCGCCGACCTGGTCCAGCTGGCCCGGTCAGTCCGGGACGGGGTCGCCGACCGATTCGGTATCCGGCTGGAGCCGGAGCCGGTTCCGGTGGGGATCGCGCTGTAG
- a CDS encoding L,D-transpeptidase — MGRGKFEEVNVRGVTSRRVALVGMAQLATAALVAACSNGSGDKAAPKKDPGPVAKVGYEPGNGSADISPVAPVSLTVTNGRIDQLALTNPAGKQVSGTFAPDRSSFKVNEPLGYGITYTWSGTAIGTDNKPVPIEGKFSTLQPRQTVPATINIGDGQTVGIAASIILQFKSHVANKAAVERALTVTTTPETEGGWAWLPDDNGGSRAHWRPRNYWAPGTDVTFSGKLYGLDLGDGGYGNSDLTSEFKIGRSQIVQGHAPSHRVQVVRDGQTVFDFPCSYGEGNEARNVTRSGIHVVTEKYEDFVMSNPPFYTNARERWAVRISNNGEFIHANPESASAQGNTNVTNGCINLSTSDAQAYFPTAIYGDPVEVTGTSIALSAADGDIYDWTIDWDTWKTMSALHGEPSPVVSATPLPPAPVGGN; from the coding sequence ATGGGGCGCGGTAAATTCGAGGAAGTGAACGTTCGAGGAGTGACCAGCCGTCGTGTCGCGCTGGTGGGGATGGCTCAGCTGGCGACCGCGGCGCTGGTAGCCGCCTGTTCGAACGGCAGCGGCGACAAGGCTGCGCCGAAGAAGGACCCCGGTCCGGTCGCGAAGGTCGGCTACGAGCCCGGCAACGGCAGCGCCGACATCAGCCCGGTGGCGCCGGTCTCGCTGACCGTGACCAACGGCCGCATCGACCAGCTGGCGCTGACCAACCCCGCCGGAAAACAGGTCAGCGGCACCTTTGCCCCCGACCGGAGCAGCTTCAAGGTCAACGAGCCGCTCGGTTACGGCATCACCTACACGTGGTCGGGCACCGCGATCGGGACCGACAACAAGCCGGTGCCGATCGAGGGCAAATTCAGCACGCTGCAGCCCAGGCAGACGGTTCCGGCGACGATCAACATCGGCGACGGGCAGACCGTCGGCATCGCGGCGTCGATCATCCTGCAGTTCAAGAGCCACGTCGCGAACAAGGCCGCGGTGGAGCGGGCGCTCACCGTCACCACCACCCCGGAGACCGAGGGCGGCTGGGCCTGGCTGCCCGACGACAACGGCGGTTCCCGCGCGCACTGGCGCCCGCGCAACTACTGGGCGCCGGGCACCGACGTCACCTTCTCCGGCAAGCTGTACGGGCTCGATCTCGGCGACGGCGGGTACGGAAACTCCGACCTCACCTCCGAATTCAAGATCGGCCGCAGCCAGATCGTGCAGGGCCACGCCCCCAGCCACCGCGTGCAGGTGGTCCGCGACGGGCAGACGGTCTTCGACTTCCCGTGCAGCTACGGCGAGGGCAACGAGGCGCGCAACGTGACGCGCTCGGGCATCCACGTGGTGACCGAGAAGTACGAGGACTTCGTCATGTCGAATCCGCCGTTCTACACCAACGCCCGCGAACGCTGGGCCGTCCGCATCTCCAACAACGGCGAATTCATCCACGCCAACCCGGAATCGGCCTCGGCGCAAGGCAATACGAACGTCACCAACGGCTGCATCAACCTCAGCACCTCCGACGCCCAGGCCTACTTCCCCACCGCCATCTACGGCGACCCGGTAGAAGTAACCGGCACCTCCATAGCCCTCTCCGCCGCCGACGGCGACATCTACGACTGGACCATCGACTGGGACACCTGGAAAACCATGTCCGCCCTCCACGGCGAACCCTCCCCGGTAGTCTCCGCCACCCCCCTCCCCCCAGCCCCGGTGGGCGGCAACTGA
- a CDS encoding SDR family NAD(P)-dependent oxidoreductase, with the protein MTTRNAVVTGASSGIGEATARELAKQGYHVYIGARRTDRLQRLAAEIGATALPLDVTDEESVRAFTEAIDRADVLVNNAGGAKGLATVADADLDDWRWMWETNVLGTLRVTRALLPKLIASGDGLIVTITSVAAFRTYDNGSGYTSAKHAQGVLHRTLRGELLGKPVRLTEIAPGAVETEFSLVRFAGDADRAAKVYEGIDPLVAQDIAEIVGFVASRPPHVDLDTIIVKPRDQADAGRFARRP; encoded by the coding sequence ATGACCACTCGCAATGCCGTCGTGACGGGAGCCAGTTCGGGGATAGGCGAAGCCACCGCCCGGGAACTCGCGAAGCAGGGTTACCACGTGTACATCGGCGCGCGCCGCACCGATCGGCTGCAGCGGCTGGCCGCGGAGATCGGCGCGACCGCGCTGCCGCTGGACGTGACCGACGAGGAGTCGGTGCGCGCCTTCACCGAGGCGATCGACCGGGCCGACGTGCTGGTCAACAATGCGGGCGGCGCCAAGGGCCTGGCGACGGTCGCCGACGCCGATCTGGACGACTGGCGCTGGATGTGGGAGACCAATGTGCTCGGCACGCTGCGCGTCACCAGGGCCCTGCTGCCCAAGCTGATCGCCTCCGGCGACGGCCTGATCGTCACCATCACCTCGGTGGCCGCATTCCGCACCTACGACAACGGCTCCGGCTACACCTCCGCCAAACACGCCCAGGGCGTCCTGCACCGAACCCTGCGCGGCGAACTGCTGGGCAAGCCGGTCCGCCTCACCGAAATCGCCCCCGGCGCAGTGGAAACCGAATTCTCCCTGGTCCGCTTCGCCGGCGACGCCGACCGCGCCGCCAAGGTCTACGAGGGCATCGATCCCCTGGTAGCCCAGGACATCGCCGAAATCGTCGGCTTCGTAGCCAGCCGCCCCCCACACGTCGACCTGGACACCATCATCGTCAAGCCCCGAGACCAAGCCGACGCAGGCCGCTTCGCCCGCCGCCCCTGA
- a CDS encoding alpha/beta fold hydrolase gives MAIREVMSADGTSIVYQVTGPADGRPLVLLHGWAGNLRNWGAAADELARRFRVIAVDLRGHGYSDAPETGYDDPKNWAADIAAVLAGEGIETGAVLLGWSYGGIVLTDYLTAYGTGAVAGVVYCGSQAGIGRGVLGAQPGPAMQQAIPDVFEDSAGRALRGFGAFGSANTGGARDRGADAQRLFGGSLSTPPRVRKALFYRTVDNTETLRTLDVPVLVLHGTADPVVPIENGRYIAEAAPDVRTSYWDGAQHGLFIEDTARFVAEVTGFIAGLD, from the coding sequence ATGGCTATTCGGGAAGTGATGAGCGCGGACGGCACGAGCATCGTCTATCAGGTGACCGGACCCGCGGACGGGCGGCCGCTGGTGCTGCTGCACGGCTGGGCGGGCAACCTGCGCAACTGGGGCGCGGCGGCGGACGAGCTGGCGCGCCGGTTCCGGGTGATCGCGGTCGACCTGCGCGGCCACGGCTACTCCGACGCTCCCGAGACCGGATACGACGACCCCAAGAACTGGGCGGCCGACATCGCGGCCGTGCTGGCCGGGGAGGGCATCGAGACGGGCGCGGTGCTGCTCGGCTGGTCCTACGGCGGCATCGTGCTCACCGACTATCTGACCGCCTACGGCACCGGCGCGGTGGCGGGGGTCGTCTACTGCGGCTCGCAGGCGGGCATCGGCCGCGGTGTGCTCGGCGCACAACCGGGACCGGCCATGCAGCAGGCGATTCCGGATGTCTTCGAAGACAGCGCGGGCCGGGCGCTGCGCGGCTTCGGCGCGTTCGGCAGCGCCAACACCGGCGGCGCGCGGGACCGGGGCGCCGACGCCCAGCGGCTGTTCGGCGGCAGCCTGTCCACCCCGCCGCGGGTGCGCAAGGCCCTGTTCTACCGCACCGTCGACAACACCGAGACGCTGCGCACCCTGGACGTGCCGGTCCTGGTGCTGCACGGCACCGCCGATCCGGTGGTCCCGATCGAGAACGGCCGCTACATCGCCGAGGCCGCGCCGGACGTGCGCACCTCCTACTGGGACGGCGCCCAGCACGGCCTGTTCATCGAGGACACCGCGCGCTTCGTCGCCGAGGTCACCGGCTTCATCGCCGGGCTGGACTGA
- the mshA gene encoding D-inositol-3-phosphate glycosyltransferase: protein MSQRSDIRPHRIAVLSVHTSPLAQPGTGDAGGMNVYVLQTAIQLARRGVEVEIFTRATSSNDEPVVEAAPGVLVRNVVAGPFEGLDKHDLPTQLCPFAAEVLRQEARQLPGHYDLIHSHYWLSGQVGWLTRDRWRVPLVHTAHTLAAVKNAYLAEGDTPEPPAREIGEKQLVAQSDRLVANTTEEARQLVELYDADPEHIDVVLPGADLTRYTPGDKAAARTELGLSQDEQIVAFVGRIQPLKAPDVLIRAAAHLLRDQPGRALRVLIVGGPSGTGLDRPDALIELAAALGIADRVTFLPPQPPHRLVRVYRAADLVAVPSYNESFGLVAIEAQASGTPVVAAHVGGLGTAVRDGVSGLLVPSHRADDWAAALRVLLDDPARLVRMGVAAADHATNFSWAHTADGLLDSYEVALAGYRGMRSRLAGTFSVESTQARSRALWRRRMGVVRR, encoded by the coding sequence GTGAGTCAGCGCTCGGACATACGGCCCCATCGAATTGCCGTCTTGTCGGTGCATACCTCACCACTCGCGCAACCGGGCACCGGCGATGCGGGCGGCATGAACGTCTATGTGCTGCAGACCGCCATCCAGCTGGCCCGCCGCGGCGTCGAGGTGGAGATCTTCACCCGCGCCACCTCCTCCAACGACGAACCGGTCGTCGAGGCCGCCCCCGGCGTCCTGGTCCGCAATGTGGTGGCGGGCCCGTTCGAGGGACTCGACAAGCACGATTTGCCGACCCAGCTGTGCCCCTTCGCGGCCGAGGTGCTGCGGCAGGAGGCCCGGCAGCTGCCCGGCCACTACGACCTCATCCACTCGCACTACTGGCTGTCCGGGCAGGTCGGCTGGCTGACCCGGGACCGGTGGCGGGTGCCGCTGGTGCACACCGCGCACACGCTGGCCGCGGTGAAGAACGCCTACCTCGCCGAGGGCGACACCCCCGAGCCCCCGGCCCGCGAGATCGGCGAGAAGCAGCTCGTCGCCCAGTCCGACCGCCTGGTGGCCAACACCACCGAGGAGGCCCGGCAGCTGGTCGAGCTCTACGACGCCGACCCCGAGCACATCGACGTGGTGCTCCCGGGCGCCGACCTGACCCGCTACACGCCGGGCGACAAGGCCGCCGCGCGAACCGAACTGGGCCTGTCGCAGGACGAGCAGATCGTCGCGTTCGTCGGCCGCATCCAGCCGCTCAAGGCACCCGACGTGCTCATCCGTGCCGCCGCGCACCTGCTGCGCGACCAGCCCGGGCGCGCGCTGCGGGTGCTCATCGTGGGCGGCCCGTCCGGCACCGGCCTGGACCGCCCCGACGCGCTGATCGAACTGGCCGCCGCCCTCGGCATCGCCGACCGGGTCACCTTCCTGCCGCCGCAGCCGCCGCACCGGCTGGTGCGGGTGTACCGGGCGGCCGATCTGGTCGCCGTGCCCAGCTACAACGAATCCTTCGGCCTGGTCGCCATCGAGGCCCAGGCCAGCGGCACCCCGGTGGTCGCGGCGCACGTCGGCGGGCTGGGAACCGCTGTGCGCGACGGTGTTTCGGGCCTGCTGGTGCCGAGCCACCGCGCCGACGACTGGGCCGCGGCGCTGCGCGTGCTGCTGGACGATCCGGCCCGGCTGGTGCGCATGGGCGTGGCCGCCGCCGACCACGCCACCAACTTCTCCTGGGCGCACACCGCCGACGGCCTGCTGGACAGCTACGAGGTCGCGCTGGCGGGGTATCGCGGAATGCGGTCGCGGCTGGCGGGTACCTTCTCGGTCGAGAGCACTCAGGCCAGGTCGCGGGCGCTGTGGCGGCGCCGGATGGGAGTGGTGCGGCGATGA
- a CDS encoding YbjN domain-containing protein, translating into MTDTSRLIEDTLREREVDYTREGESTFVVVLPGERKLKTTVMLTVGTHGVRFECFVCRKPDENFEGVYKFLLRRNRRLYCVAYTLDRVGDIYLIGRLATHAVTPDELDRVFGQILEAVDADFNVLLELGFAESIRREWKWRVSRGESLKNLRAFEHLVDADEN; encoded by the coding sequence ATGACCGACACGTCGCGGCTGATCGAGGACACGCTGCGGGAGCGCGAGGTCGACTACACCCGCGAGGGCGAGTCCACCTTCGTCGTGGTGCTGCCCGGCGAGCGCAAGCTGAAGACCACCGTCATGCTGACGGTCGGTACGCACGGCGTGCGCTTCGAATGCTTCGTCTGCCGCAAACCGGACGAGAACTTCGAGGGCGTCTACAAATTCCTGCTTCGCCGCAATCGCCGCCTCTACTGCGTGGCCTACACCCTCGACCGCGTAGGCGACATCTACCTCATCGGCCGCCTGGCCACCCACGCGGTAACCCCCGACGAACTCGACCGAGTCTTCGGCCAAATCCTCGAGGCCGTGGACGCCGACTTCAACGTCCTCCTGGAACTGGGCTTCGCCGAATCCATCCGCCGCGAATGGAAATGGCGTGTCTCCCGCGGCGAATCCCTCAAAAACCTCCGCGCCTTCGAACATCTGGTGGACGCCGACGAGAACTGA
- a CDS encoding ROK family protein gives MAVLALDIGATKFAAGVMDAGPRVRDVRVTAVPRQKAWETCRGLLLSVAGNVDVTAVGIGSAGPVDVPAGVTAPLNIPEWSGGFPIVAAVGELFPRAEIRFAVDGACLVLAEHHLGGLRGVRNGLAMTVSSGIGGGIIVDGRVAGGQTGNAGHVGHIVVPGSEDPCGCGGVGCVEAVASGMSSVRWARSQGWGGDSGLELARAAHAGEPIAVAALDRAGTALGQAISSAAALLDIDRVVIGGGFSESGAPLWDPMRAAIARHARLGFLRDLQVLESRIHNGATLAGAGILAGAPAHG, from the coding sequence ATGGCGGTGCTGGCGCTGGATATCGGGGCGACGAAGTTTGCGGCCGGGGTGATGGATGCAGGTCCGCGGGTGCGCGATGTTCGGGTGACGGCCGTTCCGCGGCAGAAGGCGTGGGAGACCTGCCGGGGGCTGCTGCTGTCGGTGGCGGGGAATGTCGACGTTACGGCGGTGGGGATCGGGTCGGCGGGGCCGGTGGATGTGCCCGCGGGGGTTACCGCGCCGTTGAATATTCCGGAGTGGAGTGGTGGGTTTCCGATTGTTGCGGCGGTGGGGGAGTTGTTTCCGCGGGCGGAGATTCGGTTTGCCGTCGATGGGGCGTGTCTGGTGCTGGCCGAGCATCATCTCGGGGGGTTGCGGGGCGTGCGCAACGGTCTCGCCATGACGGTGTCGTCGGGTATCGGGGGCGGGATCATCGTGGACGGCCGGGTCGCGGGTGGGCAGACCGGAAATGCCGGGCATGTCGGCCATATCGTGGTGCCCGGTTCGGAGGATCCGTGCGGGTGCGGTGGGGTGGGCTGTGTGGAGGCCGTGGCCAGCGGCATGTCGTCGGTGCGGTGGGCGCGGTCGCAGGGCTGGGGCGGGGACTCCGGCCTGGAGCTCGCGCGGGCCGCCCATGCCGGGGAGCCCATTGCCGTGGCGGCCCTGGATCGTGCGGGAACCGCACTGGGGCAGGCGATTTCGTCCGCCGCCGCGCTGCTGGACATCGACCGGGTGGTGATCGGCGGCGGGTTCTCCGAATCCGGTGCGCCGCTGTGGGATCCGATGCGGGCGGCGATCGCCCGGCACGCCCGCCTCGGCTTCCTCCGCGACCTTCAGGTGCTGGAGTCCCGAATCCACAACGGCGCCACCCTCGCCGGCGCGGGCATCCTCGCCGGCGCCCCCGCGCACGGCTGA